From the genome of Streptomyces sp. NBC_01260, one region includes:
- a CDS encoding carbon-nitrogen family hydrolase, protein MRASLIQIAVDPDESVKARRGRVASLIATQRGADLVVLPELWPVGAFAYEEFEAEAEPLRGPTHEVMAKAAADAGVWLYAGSFVERADDGTLYNTTLVFTPEGERAAAYRKIHRFGFDKGEAVMMGAGDELVTVALPQTTIGLATCYDLRFPEMFRGLVDAGAETLVVAAGWPERRRAHWTLLAQARAVENQAYVLAVGCAGTHAGVPQAGHSIVVDPWGEVLAQAGAGEEVLSVEFDPSRVAATREQFPALKDRRLGLAPPAVLG, encoded by the coding sequence GTGCGCGCCTCTCTCATCCAGATCGCAGTAGACCCGGACGAATCCGTCAAGGCCCGTAGGGGGCGCGTGGCTTCGCTGATCGCGACCCAGCGGGGCGCGGATCTGGTGGTCCTGCCCGAGCTCTGGCCGGTCGGAGCCTTCGCCTACGAGGAGTTCGAGGCCGAGGCCGAACCGCTGCGCGGTCCCACGCACGAGGTGATGGCCAAGGCCGCCGCCGATGCCGGGGTCTGGCTGTACGCCGGCTCCTTCGTCGAGCGGGCCGACGACGGCACCCTCTACAACACCACGCTCGTCTTCACCCCCGAGGGCGAACGGGCCGCCGCGTACCGCAAGATCCACCGCTTCGGCTTCGACAAGGGCGAGGCGGTCATGATGGGCGCCGGTGACGAGCTGGTCACCGTCGCCCTGCCGCAGACCACGATCGGGCTCGCCACCTGCTACGACCTGCGCTTCCCGGAGATGTTCCGCGGGCTGGTCGACGCGGGCGCCGAGACCCTGGTCGTCGCGGCGGGCTGGCCCGAGCGCCGCCGTGCCCACTGGACGCTGCTCGCCCAGGCGCGGGCGGTGGAGAACCAGGCGTATGTGCTGGCCGTCGGATGCGCCGGTACCCACGCCGGAGTCCCGCAGGCCGGGCACAGCATCGTCGTCGACCCCTGGGGCGAGGTGCTCGCGCAGGCGGGCGCGGGCGAGGAGGTGCTGAGCGTGGAGTTCGATCCTTCCCGGGTCGCCGCCACCCGGGAGCAGTTCCCGGCCCTCAAGGACCGCCGGCTGGGGCTCGCGCCGCCTGCCGTCCTCGGATAG
- a CDS encoding LURP-one-related/scramblase family protein, with translation MRLLVRERLFGIGDDYWIEDADGRKVFLVDGKAMRVRDTFELKDAQGRIVVEIRQKLISLRDTMLIERDGEQLAKVKRKRLSLLRNHYRVTLVDGTELDVSGKILDREFAVEYDGELLAQISRRWLTVRDTYGIDVVREDADTALLIAVAVCVIVLAEKEHED, from the coding sequence ATGAGACTTCTCGTGCGTGAGCGACTGTTCGGCATCGGCGACGACTACTGGATCGAGGACGCGGACGGCCGCAAGGTCTTCCTCGTCGACGGCAAGGCCATGCGGGTGCGGGACACCTTCGAGCTGAAGGACGCACAGGGCCGGATCGTCGTCGAGATCCGGCAGAAACTGATCAGCCTGCGCGACACGATGCTCATCGAGCGCGACGGCGAGCAGCTGGCCAAGGTCAAGCGGAAGCGGCTGTCGCTGCTGCGCAACCACTACCGGGTCACCCTGGTGGACGGCACCGAGCTCGACGTCAGCGGCAAGATCCTGGACCGCGAGTTCGCGGTGGAGTACGACGGGGAGCTGCTGGCCCAGATCTCGCGCCGCTGGCTGACCGTCCGGGACACGTACGGGATCGATGTCGTGCGGGAGGACGCCGACACGGCGCTGCTGATCGCGGTGGCGGTGTGCGTCATCGTGCTCGCGGAGAAGGAGCACGAGGACTGA
- a CDS encoding NHL domain-containing thioredoxin family protein, with protein MATRARVRAPELIGKGGWLNTGDQQYTLADLRGRIVILDFWTFCCVNCLHVLDELRELEEKHRDTVVIIGVHSPKFVHEAEHQAVVDAVERYEVHHPVLDDPELATWKQYAVRAWPTLVVVDPEGYVVAQHAGEGHAHAIEKLVEELEAEHAAKGTLRRGDGPYVAPEPVATHLRFPGKALLLADGGFLVSDTTRHRLVELDADGESVRRHFGTGDRGFTDGGPEEVRFSEPQGLAVLPDGRIAVADTVNHAIRALDLTTGTTTTLAGSGRQWWQGAPTSGAGREVDLSSPWDVAWFDGRLWIAMAGVHQLWTYDPGNGTVRVAAGTTNEGLVDGPGDEAWFAQPSGLAATAERLWVADSETSALRYVDLEGAVHTVVGTGLFDFGHRDGAADKALLQHPLGVTALPDGSVAVCDTYNHALRRYDPASGEVTTLATDLREPSDAVLVDGDLVVVESARHRLTRLRLPEEAVRVAGSAHRTQRVATEIAPGALRLDIVFQAPAGQKLDTRYGPSTRLLVSSTPPELLAGGDGAGTDLFRDLVLADGVTEGVLHVSAMAASCDDDPANEYPACHVHQQDWGVPVRVVAEGTPRLPLVLAGMDEQS; from the coding sequence ATGGCAACACGTGCGCGCGTCAGGGCCCCCGAACTGATCGGCAAGGGCGGCTGGCTCAATACAGGCGACCAGCAGTACACCCTCGCTGACCTGCGAGGACGCATTGTGATCTTGGATTTCTGGACGTTCTGCTGTGTGAACTGCCTGCATGTCCTCGATGAGCTGCGCGAGCTGGAGGAGAAGCACCGCGACACCGTGGTGATCATCGGCGTGCACTCGCCGAAGTTCGTCCATGAGGCGGAGCACCAGGCCGTGGTCGACGCCGTCGAGCGGTACGAGGTGCACCACCCGGTGCTGGACGACCCCGAGCTCGCGACCTGGAAGCAGTACGCCGTCCGCGCCTGGCCGACGCTCGTCGTCGTCGACCCCGAGGGATATGTCGTCGCCCAGCACGCGGGCGAGGGCCACGCCCACGCCATCGAGAAGCTCGTCGAGGAGCTGGAGGCCGAGCACGCCGCGAAGGGCACCCTACGACGCGGCGACGGGCCGTACGTGGCGCCCGAGCCGGTGGCGACGCATCTGCGGTTCCCCGGGAAGGCACTGCTGCTGGCCGACGGCGGCTTCCTGGTCTCCGACACCACCCGCCACCGGCTGGTCGAGCTGGACGCGGACGGCGAGAGCGTCCGCCGCCACTTCGGGACCGGCGACCGCGGGTTCACCGACGGCGGGCCCGAGGAGGTCCGGTTCAGCGAGCCGCAGGGGCTGGCGGTGCTGCCCGACGGGCGGATCGCCGTCGCCGACACGGTCAACCACGCGATCCGCGCGCTCGACCTCACGACCGGTACGACGACCACCCTCGCCGGCAGCGGCCGCCAGTGGTGGCAGGGGGCGCCGACCAGTGGCGCGGGCCGCGAGGTCGACCTCTCCTCCCCGTGGGACGTCGCCTGGTTCGACGGCAGGCTCTGGATCGCCATGGCGGGCGTGCACCAGCTGTGGACGTACGACCCCGGGAACGGCACCGTACGGGTCGCGGCCGGCACCACGAACGAGGGCCTGGTCGACGGTCCGGGCGACGAGGCCTGGTTCGCCCAGCCGTCCGGGCTCGCCGCCACCGCGGAGCGGCTCTGGGTCGCCGACTCGGAGACGTCCGCGCTGCGCTACGTCGATCTGGAGGGCGCCGTCCACACCGTGGTCGGCACCGGACTCTTCGACTTCGGCCACCGCGACGGGGCCGCTGACAAGGCTCTGCTCCAGCACCCGCTGGGCGTCACCGCACTGCCCGACGGGTCCGTCGCCGTCTGCGACACCTACAACCATGCCCTGCGCCGCTATGACCCGGCGAGCGGTGAGGTCACCACGCTCGCCACGGATCTGCGCGAGCCCAGCGACGCCGTGCTCGTGGACGGCGATCTCGTGGTCGTCGAGTCCGCCAGGCACCGGCTGACCAGGCTGCGGCTGCCCGAGGAGGCGGTACGCGTCGCCGGTTCCGCGCACCGCACCCAGCGCGTCGCCACCGAGATCGCCCCGGGCGCGCTCCGGCTCGACATCGTCTTCCAGGCGCCCGCCGGCCAGAAGCTGGACACCCGGTACGGGCCCTCGACCCGGCTGCTGGTCTCCTCGACCCCGCCGGAGCTGCTGGCCGGGGGCGACGGTGCGGGCACCGATCTGTTCCGCGATCTGGTCCTCGCGGACGGGGTGACCGAGGGCGTCCTGCACGTCTCGGCGATGGCCGCGTCCTGCGACGACGACCCCGCGAACGAGTACCCGGCCTGCCATGTCCACCAACAGGACTGGGGCGTCCCCGTCCGCGTGGTCGCGGAGGGGACGCCCCGGCTGCCGCTCGTGCTCGCGGGGATGGACGAGCAGAGCTGA